The Mycolicibacterium mucogenicum DSM 44124 genomic sequence GCAGGGTCCAGGCCTCTGGCGTGACGACGGGGATCATCCCGATCATCTGCACGCTGCAGACGGGCGGATTTCCCGAGCAGGTCGTCGTGTACTGCGGGATCATCGCGACCGACTCGGGGTAGTGGTCCTTGCCCTCGATGACGCCCGCATTGAGCGTTGGGGTGCAACCGGACGCCAGGACAGCTGCCGCGCCGATCGTGGCCACGCGATGCCGAATTGCCATGTCAGGACCCGCTTTCGATGTAGCGCCACTCGATCCGCGTCACCGTCGAATCGGGCCGGCAGCCCTTGTGCGACGCGCAGAAGAACTCGATGAACTTCGCCGGCGTCCAGTCGGGGAACCCCTCGCGCGCAACCTCACACGGGGTGATCAGGCCGAGCGGTTCGCGCCGGACCGACACCACCTCGACGTCGACCAGCCGCACCAGAGGCTCGCCCTTCTTGCGGCCCATCACCTTCCGGCACAGGGTCAGCCGGTCGCCCGGCTTGAGGATCAGCCAACCCATCCGGCGCGTAACGGTTTTCGTGCGCGCCACCACCGCCGCCTCGGTCAGCGAAACTGACATGAGCCGCGCCATCAGAACGGCATCTCCGGCTCGCCGCGCACGCGACTCCACGCCGCGTCGTACACCTGCCGGTTCCACCTGGCGTCAGCCAGCGCGTGGTGCTCGTCGCCCACCTGCTCAGGCATCACGAACCCGTCGCTGAGCTGCTCGAGCAGCTGCATCAGGTCGTGGGTCCACATCGGAATGCCCTTGGGGAGGTTCATCATCGGGCCCCACAGCTGCGCCAGTGCCACATGGTCGTATGCGGCGTAGTAGGCCCACAGTTCGACGTCGTCACCATCAGCGAGCAGGAACTCGCGAACCTCGTTGGCGATAACCCACTTCGGTTTCACCAACGTGCTGGTGCGGTCCAGATCGACCGTGCTGATTGACGGCTTCGGGTGTTGGCCCTGCGGATGAGCCAAGTACCTCTCCAGCGCTGCGCGCCCGACGATCGGCAGGTGCGGCAACACGTTTCGCACCAGCCATGCGTTCGCGGGCTCCTTGATGCGCTCCATCTGCATGTCGCTGTTGGCGGCGTAGTACTCGCGGCCGTCGTCGGCGACGATGCCGATGCTGATCAGCTCGATGGTGCGGCCGTCATCAAGGAACTCGGTGTCGTAGCAATAGACCGTCATGGGGTTGTCTCCGATTCGGTTGGTTGGTAGTCGGTGCAGGCGGGCCACCAGGCCCGGATGTCGGACGATTCGCAGCCGGTGTCCCGCGGGAAGGTCACGCGGTCGCCGACCTGCACAGGCAGGCGGCATTTCGGGTAGGACCGCTGGTTTCCGCCCATCAGCTCGCGGAACCGGCAAGTGCCGCAGATCAATCCGCCGGCGCCACGCTCGCGGGCCGCGTCGGCGTGCAGCTGGATCCGGCCCAACGGATGCTCACCGCGGGCGATACGAGTCGCGACGAGGCGGGTGCGGCGCTCACCGCGGGTCAGGACCTCTGGCGCCGGCGGCACCACATAGGCGTCCGCTGGGACCTCGAACAGGCCGTCGGCGCTCATCGCATACCCACTGGGTTGAGAGTGGGTGCGGGTTGAATCGCAGAGGCATCATCGGTCGAACGGGGTATCGGTTCGTGGCCTGCCTTGATGCAGGCGCGGGCGTGCCCGATCGTCTGAATTACTTTGTCTAGATCGATGGGCAGCAGGTTGCTGTAGTCCTGATTGATCAGGACCCGACGGTGGATCGCGAGCAGCCTTGCGCCCATCAACTTCCCGTAGTGATCCTCGATCCAAGCGAAAACCTCGGCATCCATCAATGACTGGCAGTCACACGGGCCCGGCAGCTCACAGACCTCGCACACCGGGGCTAGTGAAAGAACGAGGCCAGCCAACGGAATCAGCTGATAAAGCGCGTATTCCGCCTGCTGCGGGCAGACACCGTTGCCAATCATGCGCAACTGGTCGTTGCGGGTGATGCCTGGCACGGCGGTGACCCAGCCGGCAGGCCAGCCCTGCATCCACTCGCTAAATGCCGCTGCGAGGCGGGGGTTTCCGTTCGTGTTCGGCTCAGTCGGCGACGGGGCGGGCCGAGTCAGCTCTTCCCAACGCTCGATCGCAGGCGCGTATTTGCCCCACCTCTCCGAACCATTCAGCAGCGCGTAGTCGCAGAGCTGGCGCGTATGCCCGTCGCGGCGATCAGGGTGCTGACCACCACCGGTGCCGTCACTCGCTGCGGGGGTCGGCAGATAGTGCTCAATCGCCACCAATGACGGCGTATTGCGCTGGCGTTCCGCAGGGCAGTCCTGCCGCCGCCCATCCGATGCCTTCGGCGTCGGCAGCAGCGCTACATCCGCATCACCGCCGACGGCAACATCAGGTCCCCCGACGAGCCCCGCTGGTTCGGGCCCCCCTTCGTGCCGTCCGTCGCACGCGGTGTCGGTAGCAAGGATGAACACGCGCCTCCGCTTGTGCGGCGCGCCGACGTCGGAAGCGGCAACAGTTGTCCATTGCGCGTCATACCCGAGCTCGGCCAAGTCACCGAGAACGGCTCCCGCCGCTCGGAGAACAGGTCCATCTGATCCGTCTCCCACAGCTGCGTCGTCGGATTCCATTGCGCGATGGGCCTTTGCACTGAGCAGTCCTTCCACGTTCTCGATAACAACGACCTTCGGCCGAAGCGCGGCAATGGCTTTGGCGAACACCGCCCATAGGCCCGACCTGGTGCCGTCGGCCATACCAGCGCGGAGCCCAGCTGCGCTGACGTCCTGGCAAGGGAACCCACCGATCAAGATGTCGATGGGATCCACAGCGGCCCAGTCGACGGCGCTGATGTCGCCGAGGTTGGGCACGCCAGGGAAGCGGTGCTCGAGAACCTTCACGGCGGCGTTCGGTCGCGACTTACCTTTGTCGTCGACCAGCCACACAATCTCGCTGTGCCACACGATGCGGCCACTGAATACCCGCATCGCGGCGAGGTCGAGACCGCCGGCGCCTGAGAACAGGGATCCGATTCGGAGCGTCATGCGTCGGCCCCCGAGACGCGCATCCCCAGCCGGTTCGCGATGTGGTACTCGAGGCACGCGCCGCTGCTGTTCGACCAGCCCGGCAGCATGTGGATTTGGTCGGCATCGAGCAGCAGCCGCAGCGCGAGCCGCATGTAGAACTCCCACGGCCGATCCGTTGTGCCAGTGGTCTGTTCGGCAGGCGAGCGTACCTCGTAGCCCTGGGCGCGCAGCTCGGCGGCCTTGGCGTGGAACGCGGGGTAGTTGAAGTCCGGCAGCCCCGTCATCGGCCCCGCGATGTAGACGATCACGCGACGGCACGGCACCTCAGGGCATTCGCCCAGCGGTTCAGGCAGCTCGAGGTCCTCGTCGGCCGGCGCGAACCGACCCTCGGTGGCGGTCATGAGCCGCTCATCTCACCGACGGGCGGCTGCCGATCCAACTGGTCGGCGAACGCCTTCGCCTCGTCCGGCGTCCAGAACCGACGGCCACCCGAGGGGATCTCCATCAACGGCAGACCGTCATGCCCGACGGCCGTCAACCACCACGGACCCGAGGCGCCGGCCCAACGGACGGCGTAGTGGCCCTTCACGCCGGTGGCGGTGCCGCCGTCCCACACCAGACCAGTCGCCGGGGCCTTCATGATTCGGCCTCGACGCGGATCTCACAGCCAGCGGTCTCACCGATCTCCGCGATCCGCTTGTGCCCGAGCAATGCCACGACCTGCGAGTCGTCCGCGAAGCACACATCCGTCAGCGCGTCGAGGATCGCGCGCTCCAGCTTGTCGAGATCAGGCCGCTTCGTCGCGGCCGGCGTCCGGGTCTTTGGCGCTGACTTCGGCCGGGGCAGAACGAAGTTCAGCATCACGACCACTGCGCCGTTGAACAGGGCCCGGCCCGCCATCGCGTTGTGCGCGGCCAGGGCGACGCGTTCACGCCACGGCCCGACCTCCTTCGACGACTCCACGAGGATGCCGCGACCGACGTGCCGCTTCGAGCCCTGCGGGGCAGCCTTGCCGGGAACGAAGAACCGGAGTGCGGGGGAGGCAGCCGCGGGTGCGGCCTCCCCGTCGAACAACGTCGGCGACGTCACTGCCCGGCCTCGTCATCGGTGACCAGCGCCAGTGCGTCGGCCAGGGCGTGCGTGCCGTACAGCACGTCTCGGGCCTTGGTGCCGTCCTGCGGCCCGACAACGCCGAGCACCTCCAGCTCATCGAGCAGCCGCGCGGCCCGCGCAAACGGGACCTTCAGCTTGCGCTGCAGCATCGAGTTCGACCCGAACTGCGTCGTGACGACCAGCTCGATCGCGTTGCGCAACTGCCGATCCCAGTCCGCGTCCGTCTGCGCTGCAGCATCGCCGAGCATCGCCCCCAGCTCCGTCTGCGCGCTATCCACCGACACACTGATGCCCGAGTCCTTCATCTCCCGCAGCGCTGCCAACAGGTCACCATCGGCCCGCAGCACCGGCTCGATGCTCGGCCCGTCCGTCGGCTCACCCGGAACCGGTGCGCTCGGCATCGCCATCCCGATCCACGTGTCACCGATCTGCACCCGCTGCAGCAGCCGCTTCGACGACCGGAACATCTGGATCTGCATCTTGCGGCGCGCCGCCACATTCACCAGCGGCTGCAGCACCCCCGCCGACCACAGCGTCAGCGGCACCTCTTCGTAGTCCTCCTTCGTGATGAAGGAGTCGGCGGCCAGGCGGTGCACGATGCTGATGGGGAATCGGGTCTCGTGATGCGCGTGGAACTGAAACTCGTTGTCCGAGTCGAACAACGCCGGCGTCTCCGCCAAGGTGACGGTCCAGCCGGGGTGCTCGTCGGTGCTTCCGTCCGCCGGCGGATCGGCCAGCACGAGGCTGATATCCACGGTGTGGTCGTCGGCCTTCTTGGCCCACTGCTTGATCAGCGCCAGGACACTGACGACGGATTCGCAGGGCCACACCATCGCGTCGATGCGGCCGTCGATCGGAATCCACGTGTGCCCCAGCACGTATTTCGTGGTAGAGGTGGCAGCAAGCAGGTCGACGTCGCTGGGCTCGTCACGCCACGGCGCCCGAGTGGACGTCAAGTGCACACCGCCGCCGATGTCGTTGCTTGCGGTCTGCAGCGCGTCGGTCAGGACGTCGATCAGCTTCTTGGTTGCGACGGTGATGCTCATGCACCGACCTGCTTTCCGCTCTGGGCGGCAGCGGCGGCGAACACGGGCCCAAGGTTCTTGAGACCCAACAGTTTCAGCTCGTTTGCGCTGATGGTGTCGCCGGTCGCGGCGCCGAGCACCTGCAGGAGGGAACGGGTTTCGATGACCTGCGCCGGGGTCAGCAGCCCCGATTTCACGGTGACGTTTTCCTTGATCAGGTACTCGCCCGGCTCGGTGTAGAACCGGTCGGCGTCCAGGTATCGGCTCCCGCCGTTGGCGTCACGGACATCGTCCATGTGGATCGGGCCGGACTTCCTGAGCAGCTTGGTCAGGCCGTCGCGCAGTCGGACAGCGTTCGCCCGGGTGCGATCGGCGTCCTTCGTCGCGTGCTCGGTGCGGTATTTCGCGACCGCCTTGGTGCGGTCGGCTTTCGCCTTTTCGTGCTCACGCAGAGCTCGGTTTGCGACGGTGATCAGTTGGGTGCGGTTGAACGTGACGGACATGGTTGATTCCTTGGTTGGAGTAGGGATTTCGTGCGGGACGGGCTGTAGGGGTGGCGGGCTACGCCTGGTTGGCGTCGTTGCCCTGCTGGAAAGTGCCGATCAGCTGTTCGGCCTGCTCAGCTGTGAGGT encodes the following:
- a CDS encoding 3'-5' exoribonuclease domain-containing protein, coding for MTVYCYDTEFLDDGRTIELISIGIVADDGREYYAANSDMQMERIKEPANAWLVRNVLPHLPIVGRAALERYLAHPQGQHPKPSISTVDLDRTSTLVKPKWVIANEVREFLLADGDDVELWAYYAAYDHVALAQLWGPMMNLPKGIPMWTHDLMQLLEQLSDGFVMPEQVGDEHHALADARWNRQVYDAAWSRVRGEPEMPF
- a CDS encoding DNA cytosine methyltransferase — translated: MTLRIGSLFSGAGGLDLAAMRVFSGRIVWHSEIVWLVDDKGKSRPNAAVKVLEHRFPGVPNLGDISAVDWAAVDPIDILIGGFPCQDVSAAGLRAGMADGTRSGLWAVFAKAIAALRPKVVVIENVEGLLSAKAHRAMESDDAAVGDGSDGPVLRAAGAVLGDLAELGYDAQWTTVAASDVGAPHKRRRVFILATDTACDGRHEGGPEPAGLVGGPDVAVGGDADVALLPTPKASDGRRQDCPAERQRNTPSLVAIEHYLPTPAASDGTGGGQHPDRRDGHTRQLCDYALLNGSERWGKYAPAIERWEELTRPAPSPTEPNTNGNPRLAAAFSEWMQGWPAGWVTAVPGITRNDQLRMIGNGVCPQQAEYALYQLIPLAGLVLSLAPVCEVCELPGPCDCQSLMDAEVFAWIEDHYGKLMGARLLAIHRRVLINQDYSNLLPIDLDKVIQTIGHARACIKAGHEPIPRSTDDASAIQPAPTLNPVGMR
- a CDS encoding DUF4406 domain-containing protein, producing the protein MTATEGRFAPADEDLELPEPLGECPEVPCRRVIVYIAGPMTGLPDFNYPAFHAKAAELRAQGYEVRSPAEQTTGTTDRPWEFYMRLALRLLLDADQIHMLPGWSNSSGACLEYHIANRLGMRVSGADA
- a CDS encoding RusA family crossover junction endodeoxyribonuclease, whose translation is MTSPTLFDGEAAPAAASPALRFFVPGKAAPQGSKRHVGRGILVESSKEVGPWRERVALAAHNAMAGRALFNGAVVVMLNFVLPRPKSAPKTRTPAATKRPDLDKLERAILDALTDVCFADDSQVVALLGHKRIAEIGETAGCEIRVEAES
- a CDS encoding DNA translocase FtsK, with amino-acid sequence MSITVATKKLIDVLTDALQTASNDIGGGVHLTSTRAPWRDEPSDVDLLAATSTTKYVLGHTWIPIDGRIDAMVWPCESVVSVLALIKQWAKKADDHTVDISLVLADPPADGSTDEHPGWTVTLAETPALFDSDNEFQFHAHHETRFPISIVHRLAADSFITKEDYEEVPLTLWSAGVLQPLVNVAARRKMQIQMFRSSKRLLQRVQIGDTWIGMAMPSAPVPGEPTDGPSIEPVLRADGDLLAALREMKDSGISVSVDSAQTELGAMLGDAAAQTDADWDRQLRNAIELVVTTQFGSNSMLQRKLKVPFARAARLLDELEVLGVVGPQDGTKARDVLYGTHALADALALVTDDEAGQ